A section of the Rhodobacter sp. genome encodes:
- the gyrB gene encoding DNA topoisomerase (ATP-hydrolyzing) subunit B encodes MTAQPAPREEYGADSIKVLKGLDAVRKRPGMYIGDTDDGSGLHHMVYEVVDNGIDEALAGHATRVSVKIHADNSVSVRDNGRGIPTDIHTEEGVSAAEVIMTQLHAGGKFDQNSYKVSGGLHGVGVSVVNALSDWLELRIWRGGQEWVARFENGNTTEHLRAVGPAAEGEKGTEVRFLAAAKTNRPDGTFSNLEYSFKTLENRLRELAFLNSGVQIVIEDERPAESLKSEFCYEGGVREFVRFLDRSKQPVMPEPIFISGEKDGIGVEVAMWWNDSYHETVLPFTNNIPQRDGGTHLAGFRGALTRTITKYAQESGIAKKEKIAFSGDDAREGLTCVLSVKVPDPKFSSQTKDKLVSSEVRPAVENLVNEKLGEWFEENPGPARQIVGKIIEAALAREAARKARDLTRRKTALDVASLPGKLADCQERDPAKSELFLVEGDSAGGSAKQGRSRHNQAVLPLRGKILNVERARFDRMLSSQEIGTLITAMGTGIGRDEFDLSKLRYHKIVIMTDADVDGAHIRTLLLTFFFRQMPQLIEAGHLYIAEPPLYKVARGKSEVYLKDQPALEDYLIAQGIDGATLKLTNGEEIAGGDLHRVVEAARSFKRVLDAFPTHYPRGILEQAALSGAFDPGRADADLQAVADDVARRLDMVAKEYERGWTGRITQDHGIKLSRILRGVEELRTLDGAVLRSGEARRLSRISGETRNVYTHASNLSRRDRAQVIHGPIDLLKAMLDEGQRGLTLQRYKGLGEMNPEQLWETTLDPEARTLLQVRVEDVAEADDIFSKLMGDVVEPRREFIQRNALNVENLDA; translated from the coding sequence ATGACGGCTCAACCCGCCCCGCGCGAGGAATACGGCGCGGATTCCATCAAGGTTCTCAAGGGCCTGGACGCTGTTCGCAAGCGTCCGGGGATGTATATCGGCGACACCGATGACGGCTCAGGCCTGCACCACATGGTCTACGAAGTCGTGGACAACGGCATCGACGAGGCTCTGGCCGGCCATGCGACCCGCGTTTCCGTGAAGATTCACGCTGACAACAGCGTGTCCGTGCGCGACAACGGGCGCGGCATCCCCACCGACATCCACACCGAGGAAGGCGTCTCGGCGGCCGAGGTCATCATGACCCAGTTGCACGCGGGCGGCAAATTCGACCAGAACAGCTACAAGGTTTCGGGCGGGTTGCACGGCGTCGGCGTGTCCGTTGTGAACGCCCTCAGCGACTGGCTGGAACTGCGCATCTGGCGCGGCGGCCAGGAATGGGTCGCGCGCTTTGAAAACGGCAACACGACCGAACATCTGCGCGCCGTCGGCCCCGCCGCCGAGGGCGAGAAGGGCACCGAGGTGCGCTTCCTTGCCGCGGCAAAGACGAACCGACCCGACGGGACCTTTTCGAACCTGGAATACAGCTTCAAGACGCTGGAGAACCGGCTGCGCGAGCTTGCGTTCCTCAACAGCGGCGTGCAGATCGTCATCGAGGACGAGCGCCCCGCCGAATCCCTGAAATCCGAATTCTGCTATGAGGGCGGCGTGCGCGAATTCGTGCGCTTCCTTGACCGCTCGAAGCAACCTGTGATGCCCGAGCCGATCTTCATTTCAGGGGAAAAGGACGGCATCGGCGTCGAAGTCGCGATGTGGTGGAACGACAGCTACCACGAGACCGTGCTGCCCTTTACCAACAACATCCCGCAGCGCGACGGCGGCACCCATCTGGCCGGTTTCCGCGGCGCGCTGACCCGAACGATCACCAAATACGCGCAAGAAAGCGGAATCGCGAAAAAGGAAAAGATCGCCTTTTCCGGCGACGATGCGCGCGAGGGGCTGACCTGCGTGCTGTCGGTCAAGGTGCCCGATCCCAAGTTCAGCAGCCAGACCAAGGACAAGCTGGTATCGAGCGAGGTGCGCCCGGCGGTCGAGAACCTGGTGAACGAGAAACTGGGCGAGTGGTTCGAGGAAAACCCCGGCCCGGCCCGCCAGATCGTCGGCAAGATCATCGAGGCCGCCCTGGCCCGCGAGGCCGCCCGCAAGGCGCGCGACCTGACCCGGCGCAAGACGGCGCTGGACGTGGCCAGCCTGCCCGGCAAGCTGGCGGATTGCCAGGAACGCGACCCTGCCAAGTCCGAATTGTTCCTGGTCGAGGGGGACTCGGCCGGCGGGTCGGCCAAACAGGGGCGCTCGCGCCACAATCAGGCCGTGCTGCCGCTGCGCGGCAAGATCCTGAACGTGGAACGCGCGCGCTTTGACCGCATGCTGTCCAGCCAGGAAATCGGCACGCTCATCACCGCGATGGGCACCGGCATCGGGCGGGACGAATTCGACCTGTCCAAGCTGCGCTACCACAAGATCGTCATCATGACCGACGCCGACGTGGATGGCGCGCACATCCGCACGCTGCTGCTGACGTTCTTCTTCCGGCAGATGCCGCAGTTGATCGAAGCCGGGCACCTCTATATCGCCGAGCCGCCGCTCTACAAGGTCGCGCGCGGCAAGTCCGAGGTCTATCTCAAGGATCAGCCCGCGCTCGAGGATTACCTGATCGCGCAGGGCATCGACGGCGCCACCCTCAAGCTGACCAACGGCGAGGAGATCGCGGGCGGCGACCTGCACCGCGTGGTCGAGGCCGCGCGCAGCTTCAAGCGCGTGCTCGATGCGTTTCCCACGCATTATCCGCGCGGCATCCTGGAACAGGCGGCGCTGTCCGGCGCCTTTGACCCGGGCCGGGCGGATGCCGATCTTCAGGCCGTGGCCGACGATGTGGCGCGACGGCTGGACATGGTGGCCAAGGAATACGAACGCGGCTGGACCGGGCGGATCACCCAGGACCACGGCATCAAGCTGTCGCGCATCCTCAGGGGTGTCGAAGAGCTGCGCACGCTGGACGGCGCGGTCCTGCGCTCGGGCGAGGCGCGGCGCCTGTCGCGGATTTCCGGCGAAACGCGCAATGTCTACACCCATGCCTCGAACCTGTCGCGCCGGGACCGCGCGCAGGTGATCCATGGGCCGATCGACCTGCTGAAGGCGATGCTGGACGAGGGGCAGCGCGGCCTGACCCTGCAACGCTACAAGGGTCTGGGCGAGATGAACCCCGAACAGCTGTGGGAAACCACGCTGGACCCCGAGGCGCGGACGCTGCTTCAGGTGCGCGTCGAGGACGTGGCCGAGGCCGACGACATCTTCTCGAAGCTGATGGGCGACGTGGTCGAGCCCCGCCGCGAGTTCATCCAGCGCAACGCGTTGAACGTGGAAAACCTGGACGCCTGA
- a CDS encoding glutathione S-transferase family protein yields MGQLIDGQWSDRWYDTAATGGAFKRSVAGWRNWVTADGAAGPTGAGGFKAESGRYHLYVSYACPWAHRTLIFREIKGLTDHITVSVVHPDMLGKGWEFRTDFPGATGDALFGAEVLHQIYTRADPGATCRVTVPVLWDRETGTIVSNESSEIIRMLNAAFDGLTGNTLDLWPEGLRAAIDPVNARVYDTVNNGVYKAGFATTQSAYDAAVEPLFGTLDWLEDRLSHRRYLMGADLTEADIRLFTTLVRFDTVYHGHFKCNRRRLLDYPNLWAYTRDLYQGPGVAGTVRLDHITRHYHYSHDTINPHRIVPIGPVLDFKAPHGRG; encoded by the coding sequence ATGGGACAACTGATCGACGGCCAATGGTCGGACCGCTGGTATGACACCGCCGCGACCGGGGGCGCGTTCAAGCGCAGCGTCGCGGGCTGGCGCAACTGGGTGACGGCGGACGGCGCGGCCGGCCCCACGGGCGCCGGCGGCTTCAAGGCCGAGAGCGGGCGCTATCACCTCTATGTCTCGTATGCCTGCCCCTGGGCACACCGCACGCTGATCTTCCGCGAGATCAAGGGCCTGACGGATCATATCACGGTTTCGGTGGTGCACCCCGACATGCTGGGCAAGGGGTGGGAATTCCGGACCGATTTCCCGGGTGCCACCGGCGATGCGCTGTTCGGCGCCGAGGTCCTGCACCAGATCTATACCCGCGCCGATCCCGGGGCGACCTGCCGCGTGACCGTGCCGGTGCTCTGGGACCGCGAGACGGGAACCATCGTGTCCAACGAAAGCTCCGAGATCATCCGGATGCTGAACGCGGCCTTCGACGGCCTGACCGGCAATACGCTGGACCTGTGGCCCGAGGGGCTGCGCGCGGCCATCGATCCCGTCAACGCCCGCGTCTACGACACCGTGAACAACGGCGTCTACAAGGCCGGCTTCGCCACCACGCAGTCGGCCTATGACGCGGCCGTCGAACCCTTGTTCGGGACGCTCGACTGGCTCGAGGATCGCCTGTCGCACCGGCGCTACCTGATGGGCGCGGACCTGACCGAGGCCGACATCCGGCTGTTCACCACGCTGGTGCGCTTCGACACGGTCTATCACGGGCACTTCAAATGCAATCGCCGCCGGCTGCTGGATTACCCCAACCTCTGGGCCTATACGCGCGATCTCTACCAGGGCCCGGGCGTGGCCGGGACGGTCCGACTGGACCACATCACCCGGCATTATCACTACAGCCACGACACCATCAATCCGCACCGCATCGTGCCGATCGGGCCGGTTCTGGACTTCAAGGCGCCGCACGGCCGGGGATGA
- a CDS encoding LysR family transcriptional regulator substrate-binding protein, translating into MASRITRFMQDNPGCRVELKVGLVHELRTMLERGQIDLVVGPRNLMDRGAPLEFRPILNDRVGILCRTGHPLCNRRSLDPASLEHQTWVAHSRGSLLRQQTEAALIAMGIERMQIGFETDSIESVLDVVAATDMISTLPRLSTQPYLRDRLTFLDLDHELFSRPIGIIGREDGAVNQAVERFMKLLQPAEAS; encoded by the coding sequence ATGGCGTCGCGCATCACCCGCTTCATGCAGGACAACCCCGGCTGCCGGGTGGAGCTGAAGGTGGGCCTGGTCCACGAGCTCCGCACGATGCTGGAGCGCGGGCAGATCGACCTCGTGGTCGGCCCGCGCAACCTGATGGACCGGGGCGCGCCGCTGGAATTCCGGCCGATTCTGAATGATCGCGTGGGCATCTTGTGCCGGACGGGGCACCCGCTGTGCAACCGACGCAGCCTCGATCCGGCCTCGCTGGAGCATCAGACCTGGGTTGCCCATTCCCGTGGAAGCCTGTTGCGTCAGCAGACAGAAGCGGCCCTGATCGCCATGGGCATAGAGCGCATGCAGATCGGATTTGAGACGGACTCGATCGAGAGCGTGCTCGATGTGGTGGCCGCGACAGACATGATCAGCACACTGCCCCGGCTGAGCACGCAGCCGTATCTGCGCGATCGGCTGACCTTTCTGGATCTCGACCATGAACTGTTCTCGCGCCCGATCGGCATCATCGGGCGGGAAGACGGCGCGGTCAATCAAGCCGTAGAGCGGTTCATGAAACTGCTGCAACCCGCTGAAGCAAGCTGA
- a CDS encoding pyridoxal phosphate-dependent aminotransferase has protein sequence MSFDEIIDRRGTHSAKWDVMEALYGVSPEDGISMWVADMDFRPPQVVQDALAQMLAHGIYGYFGPDTDYRAAITWWMQNRHGWTVDPAHIFTTHGLVNGTGHCVQAFTQPGDEVVLFTPVYHAFAKVILGAGRKVLECPLVAVGGRMTMDFAAYDGLVSDRTKMIVLCSPHNPGGQIWTAEELRGVADFARRHDLLLVSDEIHADLVMPGHTHTVMANAAPDVADRLVMMTAATKTFNIAGAHTGNIIIADDALRARFERYFLGTGTSPNSFGVAMVTAAYSPEGAAWVDSLMTYLDENRKIFESGIAAIPGAQVVPLQATYLEWVDFAGTGMSPDEIARRVERDARIAANHGNTFGTGGETFMRFNIATPRARVIEAVTRLQKAFGDLQ, from the coding sequence ATGAGTTTCGACGAGATCATCGACCGCCGCGGCACGCATTCCGCCAAATGGGACGTGATGGAGGCCCTCTATGGCGTCAGCCCCGAGGACGGCATTTCCATGTGGGTGGCCGACATGGATTTCCGCCCGCCTCAGGTGGTGCAGGACGCGCTGGCGCAGATGCTGGCGCATGGCATCTACGGCTATTTCGGCCCCGATACCGATTACCGGGCCGCGATCACATGGTGGATGCAGAATCGCCACGGCTGGACCGTCGATCCCGCACATATCTTCACCACCCACGGGCTGGTCAACGGCACCGGCCATTGCGTGCAGGCCTTTACCCAGCCGGGCGACGAGGTGGTGCTGTTCACCCCGGTCTACCACGCCTTTGCCAAGGTGATCCTGGGCGCGGGGCGCAAGGTCCTGGAATGCCCGCTGGTCGCGGTCGGCGGCCGCATGACGATGGATTTCGCCGCCTATGACGGGCTGGTCAGCGACCGCACGAAGATGATCGTTCTGTGCTCGCCGCACAACCCGGGCGGCCAGATCTGGACGGCCGAGGAATTGCGCGGTGTCGCCGATTTCGCCAGGCGCCATGACCTGCTGCTGGTCTCGGACGAGATTCACGCCGACCTGGTGATGCCCGGACACACGCACACCGTCATGGCCAACGCCGCGCCCGACGTGGCGGACCGGCTGGTGATGATGACGGCCGCGACAAAGACCTTCAACATCGCCGGCGCGCATACCGGCAACATCATCATCGCCGATGACGCACTGCGCGCCCGGTTCGAGCGGTATTTCCTGGGCACCGGCACCTCGCCCAACTCGTTCGGGGTGGCGATGGTCACCGCCGCCTATTCCCCCGAGGGGGCGGCCTGGGTCGATTCGCTGATGACCTATCTCGACGAGAACCGGAAGATCTTTGAATCGGGCATCGCCGCGATCCCCGGTGCGCAGGTCGTCCCGTTGCAGGCCACCTATCTGGAATGGGTCGATTTCGCGGGCACCGGCATGAGCCCGGACGAGATCGCCCGCCGCGTGGAACGTGACGCCCGCATCGCCGCGAACCATGGCAACACCTTCGGAACCGGCGGCGAAACCTTCATGCGGTTCAACATTGCCACCCCCCGCGCCCGCGTGATCGAGGCGGTCACGCGATTGCAGAAAGCCTTTGGCGATCTTCAGTAA